The following proteins come from a genomic window of Candidatus Eisenbacteria bacterium:
- a CDS encoding polysaccharide biosynthesis/export family protein encodes MTRDGILKGFAAALFLAAAVQTSAQERGLNVYTIGVGDILRVSVWQEPSLDREVEVGIDSTIVLPLVGPIRAAGYTPAQLSRILTERYSLYKRDISQVEVVVVEYNSREIFVFGEVAHPGPFAFQEIPDLWSVIMKAGGPTGMAYLREVRILRGDGEGRRSIPVDLNAFLLGAVETALPRLQPGDTVYIPRTNVEGPDAFSTNKVYVYGEVRTPGMFLVGPGEDLIGAILLAGGVTEFADVEHVRLVRADGERRVVQEVNLDDYLRRGDLRANPALRPGDTVEVGLRSSNRFRRFFEDVRPTLSTLTSLVTVYLLVDRISNN; translated from the coding sequence ATGACACGAGACGGGATCCTGAAGGGATTCGCGGCGGCGCTGTTCCTCGCCGCGGCGGTTCAGACCTCGGCGCAGGAGAGAGGCCTGAACGTGTACACCATCGGCGTCGGGGATATCCTCCGCGTCTCGGTTTGGCAGGAGCCGAGCCTGGATCGAGAAGTGGAGGTCGGCATCGACAGCACGATCGTCCTGCCTTTGGTCGGACCGATCCGGGCGGCCGGGTATACACCGGCGCAGCTCTCCCGCATCCTGACGGAACGGTACTCGCTCTACAAACGGGACATCTCCCAGGTGGAGGTGGTCGTCGTCGAGTACAACAGCCGGGAGATTTTCGTCTTCGGCGAAGTGGCTCATCCGGGGCCCTTCGCCTTTCAAGAGATACCGGATCTCTGGTCCGTGATCATGAAGGCTGGGGGGCCGACGGGGATGGCCTATCTGCGCGAGGTGAGAATCCTGCGCGGCGACGGCGAAGGGAGGCGCTCGATTCCGGTGGATCTCAACGCTTTCCTTCTCGGCGCCGTGGAGACGGCCCTTCCCCGGCTTCAGCCGGGCGATACGGTGTACATCCCGCGCACCAACGTGGAGGGACCGGATGCGTTCTCCACGAACAAGGTCTACGTGTACGGTGAGGTGAGGACCCCGGGGATGTTCCTCGTCGGGCCGGGGGAGGATCTGATCGGCGCCATCCTGCTCGCGGGAGGGGTGACCGAGTTCGCCGACGTGGAGCACGTTCGTCTCGTGCGGGCGGACGGGGAGAGGCGGGTCGTTCAGGAGGTGAACCTGGATGATTATCTCCGGCGGGGGGACCTCCGGGCGAACCCGGCCCTGCGGCCGGGGGACACCGTGGAAGTGGGTCTCCGGAGCAGCAACCGCTTCCGCCGTTTCTTCGAGGACGTCAGGCCGACCCTGTCCACGTTGACGAGCCTCGTCACCGTCTACCTCTTGGTGGACCGGATCTCGAACAACTGA
- a CDS encoding sigma-54-dependent Fis family transcriptional regulator, with protein MSGPEILRQIKRIDSAIPVIIITEHSNTQDAIDSMREGAYDYFAKPLDTEKTLAAIEKALHVSLPDENWEEEEKGTEIRAGEGNPLIGRSAEMVEIYKRIGQVASSDAAVLIQGESGTGKELVARAIHENSRRRNGPFLAVNCAAIPETLLESELFGYERGAFTGALGRKTGKFEQASGGTIFLDEIGDMSMPIQSKALRVLQEQAFTRVGGRETVRTDTRVVAATNKSLVSCMKEGTFRVDLFYRLKVVSIFLPPLRERGDDVLLLAEHFLRKYALRSKRRIRGFSPSALELLREHDWPGNVRELENGIQTAVLLSKTGMIAPEDLPVGSDRRGGSHQAAGSEGEDLADSFRHVLEPVFGSLTAENRGALYDRTVGEFEKALIGLALERVGGNQVKASQLLGISRNTLRNRIDRFRVRQSGKTPPVF; from the coding sequence ATGTCGGGACCGGAGATCCTCCGGCAGATCAAGCGGATCGATTCGGCGATCCCGGTCATCATCATCACGGAGCATTCCAACACGCAGGACGCCATCGACTCGATGCGCGAAGGGGCCTACGACTATTTCGCCAAGCCGTTGGACACGGAGAAAACTCTTGCGGCGATCGAAAAGGCCCTTCACGTCTCGCTTCCGGACGAAAATTGGGAGGAGGAGGAGAAGGGGACGGAAATCCGCGCCGGCGAGGGGAATCCGCTCATCGGGCGCAGCGCGGAGATGGTGGAGATCTACAAACGGATCGGGCAGGTCGCCTCGTCGGACGCGGCGGTGCTGATCCAGGGAGAGAGCGGCACCGGCAAGGAACTGGTGGCGCGGGCGATCCACGAAAACAGCCGGCGCAGGAACGGACCCTTCCTGGCGGTCAACTGCGCGGCGATCCCGGAGACGCTCCTCGAAAGCGAACTCTTCGGATACGAGAGAGGCGCCTTCACCGGCGCCCTCGGCCGGAAGACGGGGAAATTCGAACAGGCGAGCGGCGGGACGATCTTCCTGGACGAGATCGGCGACATGAGCATGCCGATCCAGAGCAAAGCGCTCCGGGTCCTGCAGGAACAGGCCTTTACGCGCGTCGGAGGAAGGGAGACCGTGCGGACCGACACGCGTGTCGTGGCGGCCACCAATAAAAGTCTGGTGAGCTGCATGAAGGAGGGGACCTTCCGTGTGGACCTCTTCTACCGGCTCAAGGTCGTCTCCATCTTCCTGCCTCCTCTTCGTGAGCGGGGGGACGACGTTCTCCTGCTGGCGGAGCATTTCCTCAGAAAATACGCGCTCCGCTCGAAGCGGAGGATACGGGGATTTTCGCCCTCGGCGCTGGAACTCCTCAGGGAACACGACTGGCCGGGAAACGTCCGTGAGCTGGAGAACGGTATCCAGACCGCGGTGCTTCTGAGCAAAACCGGCATGATCGCTCCGGAGGATTTGCCCGTCGGTTCGGATCGGCGCGGGGGATCTCATCAGGCCGCCGGGTCGGAAGGGGAGGATCTCGCCGATTCCTTCCGGCACGTGCTCGAACCGGTCTTCGGCTCGCTCACCGCCGAGAACCGCGGCGCCCTCTACGACCGGACGGTGGGGGAGTTCGAGAAAGCGCTGATCGGTCTCGCCCTCGAGCGTGTCGGCGGGAACCAGGTCAAGGCCTCGCAGCTGCTCGGCATCAGCCGGAATACTCTGCGGAATCGGATCGACCGCTTCCGGGTGCGGCAGAGCGGGAAGACGCCACCGGTCTTTTAA
- a CDS encoding glycosyltransferase: MNGTAPTGGEEVRLSVILVNYNTRDDILEALRSLREYPPSHAHETIVVDNASTDGSPEEIERLFPEVRRIENAENVGYSRGVNQGIRASRGEFFLVLNPDVRVTEGSLDRLLEYAMEHPEVGIAGPKLLNPDGTLQHSCRTFYTWKTFLYRRTPLGRLRPDSPVIRRHLMLDWDHRSVRDVDWMLGAGLLVRRSAVEDVGAMDERFFLYFEDVDWCYRMKAQGWRVVYVADAEMIHAHRRDSARRLWSRQTRSHLGSMFRFYDKWSHAVYRWKARRHWARFILSLGMDAAMINLAFLTAYGLRRLVEAFFPSKPVWALGAYGVFLVFVNLITLLSLGTSGFYRERVAPAGPGPVVDRIVCALRAVGIAYLVVTAATFLTQAHIYSRILVTIFFVLLVFFLVLGRSLLDRLHADLRRGAYDLGRAVVVGTNDLAAGLADQLRTFRELGYDLVGFVREDGEETGGRRVLGGVDELPRIVRDHRITDVFYAGVGDPLPLVTRLLLRLPDAPVTVRVLSDLESMTIARGRAEAFLNLPVLRFERRLLIRLRPGRKRLFDFLLGVVLLIAGAIPAALITLAALIGGARPVFRREERVHFRGVRERLLLFRVPSPGETAGAARALGSLYGRFPFLAAYPALGAVLAGRFSFVGPFPEEPEAGRFLDEWQRLLVTMKPGIVPVTARADHSWVPFRDPVGLNLYYLQYWSIGFDLQILLHRLFRSAPASEETAP; encoded by the coding sequence GTGAACGGGACCGCTCCCACCGGCGGGGAAGAGGTGCGCCTCTCCGTCATTCTCGTCAATTACAACACCCGCGACGACATTCTCGAGGCGCTCCGATCTCTACGCGAATACCCTCCCTCCCACGCGCATGAGACCATCGTCGTGGACAACGCCTCCACCGACGGGAGTCCGGAGGAGATCGAGCGACTCTTTCCGGAGGTGCGGCGGATCGAGAACGCCGAGAACGTGGGGTACTCCCGGGGGGTCAATCAGGGGATCCGCGCCTCTCGGGGCGAGTTCTTCCTGGTGCTGAACCCGGACGTGCGCGTGACCGAGGGGAGCCTGGACCGTCTTCTCGAATACGCCATGGAGCACCCCGAGGTGGGGATCGCCGGACCGAAACTGCTGAACCCGGACGGAACGCTCCAACACTCCTGTAGAACTTTTTATACATGGAAGACCTTCCTCTACCGGCGCACGCCCCTCGGCCGTCTCCGGCCGGACAGTCCGGTGATCCGCAGACACCTGATGCTCGACTGGGACCACCGCTCGGTGCGCGACGTGGACTGGATGCTCGGCGCCGGCCTCTTGGTCCGCCGGAGCGCGGTGGAGGACGTGGGCGCCATGGACGAGCGCTTCTTCCTCTACTTCGAGGACGTCGACTGGTGCTACCGGATGAAGGCGCAGGGGTGGCGCGTGGTTTACGTGGCCGACGCGGAGATGATCCACGCCCACAGGCGGGATTCGGCGCGCCGCCTCTGGAGCCGCCAAACCCGCTCTCATCTGGGGAGCATGTTCCGTTTCTACGACAAATGGAGCCACGCCGTGTACCGATGGAAGGCGCGCCGCCACTGGGCGCGTTTCATCCTCTCCCTCGGCATGGACGCGGCGATGATCAACCTCGCCTTCCTGACCGCCTACGGCCTGCGCCGCCTCGTGGAGGCGTTCTTCCCGAGCAAACCGGTGTGGGCGCTCGGCGCCTACGGCGTTTTCCTGGTCTTCGTAAACCTCATCACGCTGCTCAGCCTCGGCACGAGCGGTTTTTATCGGGAGAGGGTGGCCCCCGCCGGTCCCGGTCCGGTGGTGGATCGGATCGTCTGCGCGCTCCGCGCCGTCGGGATCGCCTATCTGGTGGTGACCGCCGCCACCTTTCTCACGCAGGCTCACATTTACTCACGGATCCTGGTCACCATCTTTTTCGTGCTCCTCGTCTTCTTTCTCGTTCTGGGAAGGAGCCTCCTCGACCGGCTCCACGCCGATCTCCGCCGGGGCGCGTACGATCTCGGCCGTGCGGTGGTGGTCGGCACCAACGACCTGGCGGCGGGCTTGGCGGATCAGCTCCGCACCTTCCGTGAACTCGGCTACGACCTGGTCGGTTTCGTGCGGGAGGATGGGGAGGAGACGGGGGGGCGGAGGGTCCTGGGGGGAGTGGACGAGCTTCCCCGCATCGTGCGGGACCACCGGATCACGGATGTTTTTTACGCCGGCGTCGGAGATCCTCTCCCCCTGGTGACGCGCCTCCTTCTCCGCCTCCCCGACGCGCCGGTGACGGTGCGGGTTCTCTCCGATCTGGAATCGATGACCATCGCCCGGGGGCGCGCCGAGGCGTTTCTCAATCTGCCGGTTCTCCGTTTCGAGAGACGGCTTCTCATCCGGCTGCGCCCGGGCAGAAAGCGGCTCTTCGACTTTCTTCTCGGCGTCGTGCTTCTCATCGCCGGAGCGATTCCGGCGGCGTTGATCACGCTCGCCGCGCTGATCGGCGGGGCGCGTCCCGTCTTCCGCCGCGAGGAGCGCGTCCATTTCCGCGGCGTCCGAGAGCGTCTCCTCCTCTTCCGTGTTCCCTCGCCCGGCGAAACGGCGGGTGCGGCGCGCGCCCTCGGAAGCCTCTACGGCCGTTTCCCCTTCCTCGCGGCCTACCCGGCGCTCGGGGCGGTGCTGGCGGGGCGTTTCTCCTTCGTCGGTCCCTTCCCGGAAGAGCCGGAAGCGGGAAGGTTCCTTGACGAATGGCAGCGCCTTCTGGTTACCATGAAGCCGGGCATCGTTCCGGTGACGGCGCGGGCCGACCATTCGTGGGTCCCCTTCCGGGACCCGGTGGGTTTGAACCTGTACTACCTCCAGTACTGGTCGATCGGATTCGATCTGCAGATCCTTCTGCATCGCCTCTTCCGTTCGGCGCCGGCGAGTGAGGAGACCGCTCCATGA